One region of Trichosurus vulpecula isolate mTriVul1 chromosome 1, mTriVul1.pri, whole genome shotgun sequence genomic DNA includes:
- the LOC118830366 gene encoding zinc finger protein OZF-like: protein MGKLLHQKRGFRSVTMIHHIPYTRVTSQEHNEFVRNVGLGSNPVRYIKVSSGVTLQEYDKISQIFKPNSDPVKYQKDLMVEKSCKSIGYQKAFRQSSTLSEVQGVRTVEDTREYNSQKSTTTGRQRIHSTEKPYECYECGKHYTRKALLNRHKQTHTGENLYECTECGKTFSQSYNLIRHQRIHTGEKPYECNECEKAFSESSRLIKHQRIHTGEKPYECNECGKTFNDPSNFIQHQRVHTGEKPYACNTCGKSFSDASNLIQHQKIHTGEKPYECNECEKAFSESSRLIKHQRIHTGEKPYKCNECGKTFNDPSNFIQHQRVHTGEKPYACNTCGKSFSDASNLIQHQKIHTGEKPYECGECGKAFILNSSLIRHQRVHTGEKPYRCNECGKAFSQGSSLNKHQRIHTGEKPYKCNECGKAFVQSSGLIRHQRSHTGEKPYECNECGKSFSQNSVLIRHQRIHTSKNKESTKWNGLPWEAKYRGE from the coding sequence atgggaaaatTACTTCACCAGAAGAGAGGTTTCAGATCAGTGACAATGATCCACCATATACCCTACACAAGGGTGACCAGCCAGGAACATAATGAATTTGTGAGAAATGTTggtctgggctcaaatcctgtcAGATATATCAAAGTTTCTTCAGGAGTGACATTGCAGGAGTACGATAAAATAAGTCAAATATTCAAACCAAATTCAGATCCAGTTAAGTACCAGAAAGATCTTATGGTAGAGAAATCTTGTAAATCTATTGGATATCAGAAAGCATTCAGGCAAAGCTCTACTCTCAGTGAAGTACAGGGAGTTCGTACTGTAGAGGATACCCGTGAGTACAACAGTCAAAAGTCTACAACCACTGGTCGTCAGAGAATTCATTCTACAGAGAAACCCTATGAGTGCTATGAATGTGGTAAACACTATACCAGAAAGGCTTTGCTTAATAGACATAAACaaactcatactggagaaaatCTCTATGAGTGCACtgaatgtgggaaaaccttcaGTCAAAGCTATAACCTCATtagacatcagagaattcacacaggagagaaaccctatgagtgtaatgaatgtgagAAAGCCTTCAGTGAGAGTTCAAGGCTCATtaaacaccagagaattcacacaggagagaaaccctacgaatgtaatgaatgtgggaaaaccttcaATGATCCATCAAACTTTATTCAGCACCAGagagttcatactggagagaagccctatgcATGTAATACATGTGGTAAATCCTTTAGTGATGCCTCAAATCTTATTCAGCATCAAAAAATTCACACAGGAGAGAAGCCCtatgagtgtaatgaatgtgagAAAGCCTTCAGTGAGAGTTCAAGGCTCATtaaacaccagagaattcacacaggagaaaaaccctataaatgtaatgaatgtgggaaaaccttcaATGATCCATCAAACTTCATTCAGCACCAAagagttcatactggagagaaaccctatgcaTGTAATACATGTGGAAAATCCTTTAGTGATGCCTCAAATCTTATTCAACATCAaaaaattcacactggagagaaaccctatgaatgtggTGAATGCGGAAAAGCTTTCATTCTGAATTCATCCCTCATTAGACACCAGAgagttcatactggagaaaaaccatataggtgtaatgaatgtgggaaagctttcagtcAGGGTTCAAGCCTTAATAAACATCAGAGAATACACACAGGTGAAAAGCCctacaaatgtaatgaatgtgggaaagcctttgtCCAGAGTTCAGGCCTCATTCGCCACCAGAGAAGTCACACAGGAGAAAAACCATATGAgtgtaatgagtgtgggaaatCCTTCAGCCAGAACTCAGTCCTCATTAGACATCAGCGAATTCACACATCAAAAAACAAAGAGTCcacaaagtggaatgggttgccttgggaAGCAAAATACAGGGGGGAATAG